A region from the Triticum aestivum cultivar Chinese Spring chromosome 3D, IWGSC CS RefSeq v2.1, whole genome shotgun sequence genome encodes:
- the LOC123080597 gene encoding nascent polypeptide-associated complex subunit alpha-like protein 1 produces the protein MTAAELLRAQLGEHNIEEDDPILEDDEDADEMDDDDVEGGDASGRSRSEKKCRKAMEKLGMKAITGVSRVTIKQSKTVTFVLSKPDVFKSSHSETYVMFGVVKMEDMDAQLLTEAAGQFKAPGPSSVISKGEPSVAAAQDDKEVDETGVDNKDVEVVMMQASVSRSRAVKALKAADGDIVSAIMELTY, from the exons ATGACGGCCGCCGAGCTGCTCCGCGCCCAGCTCGGGGAGCACAACATCGAG GAAGATGACCCTATCCTTGAGGATGATGAGGATGCGGATGAAATGGATGACGATGATGTTGAGG GAGGTGATGCTAGTGGAAGATCAAGGAGTGAGAAGAAGTGCAGGAAAGCCATGGAGAAGCTTGGCATGAAGGCCATTACTGGTGTGAGCCGTGTAACTATCAAGCAGAGCAAGACC GTTACGTTTGTCCTCTCCAAGCCAGACGTCTTCAAGAGCTCGCACTCAGAAACCTATGTCATGTTCGGGGTGGTCAAGATGGAGGACATGGACGCTCAGCTGCTGACAGAAGCGGCGGGGCAGTTCAAGGCGCCGGGACCGAGCAGCGTCATCTCAAAGGGTGAGCCGTCCGTGGCAGCAGCCCAAGACGACAAGGAGGTCGACGAGACGGGCGTTGACAACAAGGATGTTGAGGTCGTGATGATGCAGGCCTCTGTGTCGAGGTCCAGGGCTGTGAAGGCGCTCAAGGCTGCAGATGGTGATATTGTCAGCGCCATCATGGAGTTGACTTACTAG